One genomic region from Capra hircus breed San Clemente chromosome 18, ASM170441v1, whole genome shotgun sequence encodes:
- the SCN1B gene encoding sodium channel subunit beta-1, producing MGTLLAFVVGAALVSSAWGGCVEVDSETEAVYGMTFKILCISCKRRSETTAETFTEWTFRQKGTEEFVKILRYENEVLQLEEDERFEGRVVWNGSRGTKDLQDLSIFITNVTYNHSGDYECHVYRLLFFENYEHNTSVVKKIHLEVVDKANRDMASIVSEIMMYVLIVVLTIWLVAEMVYCYKKIAAATEAAAQENASEYLAITSESKENCTGVQVAE from the exons ATGGGGACGCTGCTGGCCTTCGTGGTCGGCGCCGCACTGG TGTCCTCAGCCTGGGGGGGCTGCGTGGAGGTGGACTCGGAGACCGAGGCCGTGTACGGGATGACCTTCAAAATCCTGTGCATCTCCTGCAAGCGCCGCAGTGAGACCACCGCCGAGACCTTCACCGAGTGGACTTTCCGCCAGAAGGGCACAGAGGAGTTTGTCAAG ATCCTGCGCTATGAGAACGAGGTGCTGCAACTGGAAGAGGATGAGCGCTTTGAGGGCCGCGTGGTGTGGAACGGCAGCCGGGGCACCAAGGACCTGCAGGACCTGTCCATCTTCATCACCAATGTCACCTACAACCACTCGGGCGACTACGAGTGCCACGTGTACCGCCTGCTCTTCTTCGAAAACTACGAGCACAACACCAGCGTCGTCAAAAAGATCCACCTTGAGGTGGTGGACAAAG CCAACAGAGACATGGCGTCCATCGTGTCCGAGATCATGATGTACGTGCTCATcgtggtgttgaccatttggctCGTGGCAGAGATGGTTTACTGCTACAAGAAGATCGCCGCTGCCACGGAGGCTGCCGCACAAGAGAACGC CTCGGAATACTTGGCCATCAcctcagaaagcaaagagaactgTACGGGTGTCCAGGTGGCCGAATAG